A window from Pseudomonadota bacterium encodes these proteins:
- a CDS encoding DUF3368 domain-containing protein has product MSAALLVADSSPLIALARLDLLGLPARYFDSVLVTSSVWTEVTRKPREDETARLSAAADTKLFRVVPDPETLPTILLRAGIDVGERSVLALGFELSATLLIDDRRARRVAVESGRPVIGTLGTIGSRARGGFHNDASSAHRTPENDGLLHAE; this is encoded by the coding sequence ATGTCCGCGGCCTTACTGGTCGCCGATAGCAGTCCGCTCATAGCACTTGCGCGGCTCGATCTGTTGGGGCTGCCCGCCCGCTATTTCGATTCCGTCCTCGTTACGTCATCGGTTTGGACGGAGGTCACGCGCAAGCCCCGTGAGGATGAGACGGCCCGATTGTCGGCTGCGGCTGACACCAAGCTCTTTCGCGTGGTCCCTGATCCGGAGACTCTTCCGACAATACTGTTACGGGCGGGCATTGATGTTGGTGAACGCAGCGTCCTCGCCCTCGGGTTCGAACTGAGCGCCACCCTGCTCATCGACGACCGCCGCGCTCGAAGAGTCGCCGTGGAGTCGGGGCGGCCAGTCATCGGCACCCTGGGGACTATTGGTTCGCGCGCGCGAGGAGGGTTTCATAACGACGCTTCGTCCGCTCATCGAACGCCTGAAAACGACGGGTTACTTCATGCCGAGTGA
- a CDS encoding UPF0175 family protein, translating to MGSISVKQFLEHPDRLLSEAQGGEIAVVTQDGEPVFMAVPMGASLDPKRVCLEIAVSLFDREQISIGMASRIAGLSISEMIDELGRRQIPVVRYSEEELAEEMKYVRGLTGRR from the coding sequence ATGGGATCGATATCGGTAAAGCAATTTCTTGAGCATCCTGACCGACTGCTGTCAGAGGCGCAGGGTGGAGAAATCGCCGTTGTGACTCAAGACGGCGAACCCGTTTTCATGGCCGTGCCCATGGGTGCAAGTCTAGACCCTAAGAGGGTTTGCTTAGAGATCGCGGTTTCTCTGTTCGACAGGGAGCAAATCAGTATCGGGATGGCATCGCGCATCGCAGGCCTGTCCATCAGCGAGATGATCGACGAGCTTGGCAGGCGCCAGATCCCCGTGGTTCGCTACTCCGAGGAAGAGCTTGCGGAAGAAATGAAGTATGTCCGCGGCCTTACTGGTCGCCGATAG
- the cas6e gene encoding type I-E CRISPR-associated protein Cas6/Cse3/CasE has translation MYFSLIKPKEGRERDAAHEWARGPYAEHQWLWQFFPAPEGTRRDFLFRRWDIEGMPKFYVVSKRPPKLLSNAWNVQTHDYAPKLEAGARLGFDLRANPVVAHSGEGKHARHDVVMQEKKRLLQERGLSRWKEWEDDDRPALYTLVHRTCGAWLRARASRLGFQLDEASLAVDGYQQHKEGNGRLRFSSVDLSGKLTVVGPTAFGVALRDGVGPAKAFGCGLMLVRRI, from the coding sequence GTGTATTTCAGCTTAATCAAACCGAAAGAAGGCCGAGAGCGGGATGCGGCCCACGAGTGGGCGCGTGGGCCATACGCGGAGCACCAGTGGCTGTGGCAGTTTTTCCCCGCGCCAGAGGGCACGCGCCGGGATTTCCTTTTTCGACGATGGGACATCGAAGGTATGCCAAAGTTTTATGTAGTATCGAAGCGACCACCCAAACTGCTGAGTAACGCATGGAATGTTCAGACCCATGACTACGCGCCCAAGCTAGAGGCGGGCGCCAGACTCGGCTTCGATCTGCGTGCTAACCCGGTGGTCGCGCACAGCGGGGAGGGCAAGCATGCACGCCATGATGTCGTGATGCAGGAAAAGAAGCGGCTTCTTCAAGAACGCGGTCTCTCACGTTGGAAAGAATGGGAGGATGATGACCGGCCAGCGCTCTACACGCTCGTCCATAGGACCTGCGGCGCGTGGCTGCGCGCACGTGCATCGCGACTCGGTTTCCAATTGGATGAGGCGAGTCTTGCCGTGGATGGTTATCAGCAGCATAAAGAAGGGAATGGCAGGCTGCGCTTTAGCTCTGTCGACTTGAGCGGCAAGCTAACCGTAGTCGGCCCAACTGCATTTGGCGTTGCGTTGCGTGACGGCGTCGGCCCCGCCAAAGCCTTCGGCTGCGGATTGATGTTAGTACGGCGTATCTAG
- the cas5e gene encoding type I-E CRISPR-associated protein Cas5/CasD — protein sequence MEFLVFQLQAPLSSWGDTAVGEYRGSYEHPGESALIGLLGAGLGMRREDEAAHTALLQGYGFAVGVQSSGKLLRDYHTAQVPGRAALKGHPHATRRDELSVPKDALNTILSTRDYRQGAACLVAIQPRRDPPHSLKTLADKLHKPQFVLYLGRKSCPPAVPLYPKIITADSVRAAFDDYIARIKVRREEQKDRKGRLPLEPVSQVTRLMWGDGIEAGVSPDLSMPRKDRLIRRRGWQFGDRIEHVALIQTGD from the coding sequence ATGGAGTTCCTGGTCTTTCAACTTCAAGCACCGCTGTCGTCGTGGGGAGATACGGCGGTGGGCGAGTATCGCGGCAGCTACGAGCATCCCGGCGAGTCGGCCTTGATCGGGTTGCTCGGTGCGGGACTCGGAATGCGACGCGAGGACGAAGCTGCTCACACGGCGCTGCTGCAGGGCTACGGTTTCGCGGTAGGTGTCCAATCCAGCGGCAAGCTGCTGCGTGACTATCACACCGCGCAGGTACCAGGGCGAGCAGCGCTAAAAGGCCACCCGCATGCCACGCGGCGCGACGAACTGAGCGTGCCCAAGGATGCTCTCAATACTATCCTGTCGACCCGTGACTACCGACAGGGTGCCGCTTGCTTGGTTGCGATTCAACCACGCCGTGATCCGCCACACTCGCTCAAAACGCTGGCGGACAAGCTGCACAAACCGCAGTTCGTGCTATATCTTGGCCGCAAGTCGTGCCCACCTGCCGTGCCACTTTATCCTAAGATCATCACTGCCGATTCGGTGCGAGCTGCGTTCGACGACTACATCGCCCGAATTAAGGTACGACGCGAGGAGCAAAAGGATCGAAAAGGCCGCCTGCCGCTAGAGCCGGTTAGTCAGGTGACCCGATTGATGTGGGGCGACGGCATTGAAGCCGGTGTTTCCCCTGATCTCAGTATGCCTCGTAAAGACCGGCTAATCAGGCGGCGAGGCTGGCAGTTTGGTGACCGGATCGAGCATGTCGCACTGATACAAACGGGAGACTGA
- the cas7e gene encoding type I-E CRISPR-associated protein Cas7/Cse4/CasC, translating to MSRFVQLHLLTNYPPSNLNRDDTGRPKTALVGDATRLRISSQSQKRAWRTSDVFEVSLGGHLGTRTKMMGMEVFKALKNAKVAEKAARDWAKSIAQQFGKLKSDKKAEKDEDLQIEQLAHFSPEEKAAIDELVKACAERNSAPTEDELKLLSKPKTAVDIAMFGRMLADSPAFNMEAAVQVAHAITVHKTAVEDDYFSAVDDLNKGVEDKGAGHIGERGYGAGLFYLYVCINRDLLKDNLGGDEALTGKALEALIHAITKVSPTGLQNSHASRAYASYVLAEKGDQQPRSLAQAFLKPVKPFDDEDMLDKAVKAIAKRRDNFDKVYGACADARYEINVETGEGSLAELVTFVQE from the coding sequence ATGTCTCGCTTTGTCCAACTGCACCTGTTGACCAACTACCCACCGTCCAACCTGAACCGTGATGACACCGGCAGACCGAAGACCGCGCTGGTCGGCGACGCCACCCGCTTGCGCATTTCGTCCCAAAGTCAGAAGAGGGCATGGAGAACGTCTGACGTCTTTGAGGTATCGCTGGGCGGTCATCTTGGGACGCGTACCAAGATGATGGGTATGGAAGTGTTCAAGGCGCTCAAGAATGCCAAAGTGGCCGAGAAGGCAGCGCGTGACTGGGCCAAGTCCATCGCACAGCAATTTGGCAAGTTGAAGTCCGACAAGAAGGCGGAGAAGGATGAAGACTTGCAGATAGAGCAACTTGCCCACTTCAGTCCCGAGGAAAAGGCGGCGATTGATGAGCTAGTGAAAGCCTGCGCGGAGCGGAATAGTGCGCCGACCGAAGACGAACTGAAGCTCCTGAGCAAACCGAAAACTGCCGTCGACATCGCGATGTTCGGCCGCATGCTTGCGGATTCCCCCGCGTTCAATATGGAGGCTGCGGTGCAGGTGGCACACGCGATCACGGTTCATAAGACCGCCGTGGAGGATGATTATTTCAGCGCCGTGGACGACCTGAACAAGGGAGTCGAAGACAAGGGCGCCGGCCACATCGGCGAACGCGGCTACGGAGCGGGATTGTTCTATCTCTATGTCTGCATCAATCGGGACCTGCTGAAGGACAATCTCGGCGGCGATGAAGCGCTGACGGGAAAGGCGCTGGAGGCGCTGATCCACGCAATAACCAAGGTGTCGCCGACTGGGTTGCAGAACAGTCACGCCTCGCGCGCCTACGCGAGCTATGTATTGGCAGAAAAGGGTGACCAACAGCCGCGCTCGCTCGCGCAGGCGTTTCTCAAGCCCGTGAAGCCGTTCGACGACGAAGACATGCTCGACAAGGCAGTCAAGGCCATCGCGAAACGTCGCGACAATTTCGATAAGGTTTACGGCGCTTGCGCGGACGCGCGATACGAAATCAACGTGGAAACAGGAGAAGGCTCGCTGGCTGAATTGGTCACCTTCGTACAGGAGTGA